From Deinococcus sp. Leaf326:
CACCCTGCAAGGCGATAATGAAGTTAATGACCTGAAAGGGCGGCAGATTATTGTGGGGCTGACTTCCACCTGTATTCTCGATCGCAGCCGAAGCCATTGGACTGATCGACTGTGCAGGTCCGTACGCTGCACCCTCACTACTCCGGGCTAAGACCTTCCCAGCCGGGTTGTTGCTTTCGCCCACATCGCTGGCCGCACGTGCAAAGTGCACATGTGCCGCCAGTTGCTGAGGCACTAACGTGACCGAGGCGACGCCACCCGAACTCCCCAGAGGGTAGCTCGAGCGGCCTGGTGCCTGACCCTGATGGATGGGCGTCCGGCCCCGCAGATCTGGGAGGGCAAAGGTGACGGTCCCATTGCCGCCATAGGCGACGCCTAACAGGGCATAGAGCGCTGTGTAGAGGGGCAAAATTGCCCGTAAACATCCGAATCTCACCAAGAAAAGGATCCATAGTTTCTCCCTTACCGTCTCACATCCATGCTCTTTCTTCTTTAAAAACAAGTCAGGCTGGACTAGGATAGATGCCATACAGCGAGATAATGAAATTCACGGCCAGGTAGGGCGACCGGTTTTCGTGTGGCACACTTCCACCCGTCACCGCAAGAGCAGAGGACAACAGCGACACGTTGGGCGTGTCGTCGAGGTACAACGATAAGCCCGTGGTTTGCG
This genomic window contains:
- a CDS encoding phage tail protein codes for the protein MASILVQPDLFLKKKEHGCETVREKLWILFLVRFGCLRAILPLYTALYALLGVAYGGNGTVTFALPDLRGRTPIHQGQAPGRSSYPLGSSGGVASVTLVPQQLAAHVHFARAASDVGESNNPAGKVLARSSEGAAYGPAQSISPMASAAIENTGGSQPHNNLPPFQVINFIIALQGVFPPRS